A region from the Brachyspira hampsonii genome encodes:
- the hpt gene encoding hypoxanthine phosphoribosyltransferase yields the protein MKKDDHISKILISEEDINNKVKELAEQISNDLKDKENIPCIIGLLKGSFIFIADLSRHIDVPVEIDFMIVSSYGNNKIGSEIKILKDVDIPLTGRDVIIVEDIIDTGYTLEKICEVLKTRNIASLKICTLLNKPSRRKVDIKIDYNGFDIEDEFVVGYGIDYAQKYRNLPYIGVVE from the coding sequence ATGAAAAAAGATGATCATATATCAAAAATACTTATATCAGAAGAAGATATAAATAATAAAGTTAAAGAATTAGCAGAACAAATTTCTAATGATCTTAAGGATAAAGAAAATATACCATGCATTATAGGACTTTTAAAAGGTTCTTTTATATTCATTGCTGATTTATCTAGGCATATTGATGTGCCTGTAGAAATTGATTTTATGATAGTATCAAGTTACGGAAACAATAAAATAGGTTCTGAAATTAAAATACTTAAAGATGTTGATATACCTCTCACAGGAAGAGATGTTATCATAGTAGAAGATATAATAGACACAGGATACACTTTAGAAAAAATATGCGAAGTATTAAAAACCAGAAATATTGCTTCTCTTAAAATATGCACACTTTTAAATAAGCCTTCAAGAAGAAAAGTTGATATAAAAATAGACTATAACGGTTTTGATATAGAAGATGAGTTTGTTGTAGGCTACGGAATTGACTATGCTCAGAAATACAGAAATCTTCCCTACATTGGAGTAGTTGAATAA
- a CDS encoding acyl-CoA dehydrogenase has protein sequence MEFNLSKTHQLFRQMIREFAEKEVKPLAAEVDEEERFPVETVKKMSEIGLMGIPIPKEYGGAGGDNIMYAMAVEELSRVCGTTGVILSAHTSLGTWPILQFGTDAQKQKYIPKLASGEWLGAFGLTEPNAGTDAAGQQTTAVLDEATQEWVLNGSKIFITNSGYANVYVIFAMTDKSKGLKGISAFIVESTAPGFSVGKKEKKLGIRGSATCELIFENARIPKDNLLGELGKGFKIAMMTLDGGRIGIASQALGIAQGALDETVAYVKERKQFGRTIANFQNTQFQLANLEVKVEASRLLVYKAAWKESNHLPYSVDAARAKLFAAETAMEVTTKAVQLHGGYGYTREYPVERMMRDAKITEIYEGTSEVQRMVIAGSLLK, from the coding sequence TTCCCTGTTGAAACTGTAAAAAAAATGTCCGAAATAGGACTTATGGGAATACCTATTCCTAAAGAATACGGCGGTGCAGGCGGAGACAACATAATGTATGCTATGGCGGTTGAAGAATTATCAAGAGTTTGCGGAACTACAGGTGTTATTCTTTCTGCTCACACTTCTCTTGGAACTTGGCCTATATTACAATTCGGTACTGATGCACAAAAACAAAAATATATTCCTAAACTAGCTAGCGGAGAATGGCTTGGTGCATTCGGACTTACTGAACCAAATGCAGGTACTGATGCAGCAGGTCAGCAAACAACAGCTGTATTAGATGAAGCTACTCAGGAATGGGTTCTTAATGGTTCAAAAATATTCATCACAAACTCTGGATATGCAAATGTGTATGTTATATTTGCTATGACTGATAAATCTAAAGGATTAAAAGGTATTTCTGCTTTCATTGTAGAATCAACTGCTCCTGGATTTAGCGTTGGTAAAAAAGAGAAAAAATTAGGTATTAGAGGTTCTGCTACTTGCGAATTAATATTTGAAAATGCAAGAATACCAAAAGATAACCTATTAGGTGAATTAGGTAAAGGATTTAAAATTGCTATGATGACTCTTGACGGAGGAAGAATAGGTATTGCTTCTCAGGCATTGGGTATTGCTCAAGGTGCTCTTGATGAAACTGTAGCTTATGTTAAAGAAAGAAAACAGTTCGGAAGAACTATAGCTAATTTCCAAAACACTCAATTCCAATTAGCTAACCTTGAAGTAAAAGTAGAAGCTTCAAGACTTCTAGTGTACAAAGCAGCTTGGAAAGAAAGCAATCATCTTCCATATTCTGTAGATGCCGCAAGAGCTAAACTATTCGCAGCTGAAACTGCAATGGAAGTTACAACTAAAGCTGTTCAGCTTCATGGCGGATACGGATATACTAGAGAATATCCTGTTGAAAGAATGATGAGAGACGCTAAGATTACAGAAATCTATGAAGGTACTTCAGAAGTTCAAAGAATGGTAATAGCAGGAAGTCTTTTAAAATAA
- a CDS encoding electron transfer flavoprotein subunit alpha/FixB family protein, with protein sequence MNLSDYKGILVFAEQRDGVIQNVGLELIGEAKKLAVKLNSPVTVALIGHKVEGLAQTLVEYGADKVVIVDNELLKQYDTEAYAQALSAIINAKKPEIVLLGATTLGRDLAPRVSSRLATGLTADCTKLEIDDETKVFGMTRPAFGGNLMATIVCPDHRPQMATVRPGVMQKLAKEEGKKGEVEVLPLTIDTSKMKVKILDIVKETSKKIDITEAKILVSGGRGVGSKENFKNLEAVASKIGATVSGSRAAVDAGYIEQARQVGQTGKTVRPNIYFACGISGAIQHMAGMEESEYIIAINKDKDAPMFGIADLGIVGDVNKVLPLLAEELAKAIEAKKAK encoded by the coding sequence ATGAATTTAAGTGATTATAAAGGAATATTAGTATTTGCAGAGCAAAGAGACGGTGTAATTCAAAACGTAGGTTTAGAATTAATCGGAGAAGCAAAAAAACTTGCTGTTAAATTAAATTCACCTGTAACAGTGGCTTTAATAGGACATAAAGTAGAAGGTTTAGCTCAAACTTTAGTTGAATATGGTGCTGATAAAGTAGTAATTGTTGACAATGAACTTTTAAAACAGTACGATACTGAAGCTTATGCTCAGGCATTATCAGCAATAATAAATGCTAAAAAACCGGAAATAGTATTATTAGGTGCAACTACTTTAGGAAGAGACTTAGCTCCTAGAGTATCTTCAAGACTTGCTACAGGTCTTACTGCTGACTGTACAAAATTAGAAATAGATGATGAAACTAAAGTATTCGGAATGACTAGACCTGCATTCGGCGGTAACTTGATGGCTACTATTGTATGTCCGGATCATAGACCGCAAATGGCTACTGTAAGACCTGGTGTTATGCAGAAATTAGCTAAAGAAGAAGGAAAAAAAGGTGAAGTTGAAGTATTACCTTTAACAATAGACACTTCTAAAATGAAAGTTAAAATCTTAGATATAGTAAAAGAAACTTCTAAAAAAATTGATATTACAGAAGCTAAAATATTGGTATCTGGCGGTAGAGGTGTAGGTTCTAAAGAAAACTTCAAAAATCTTGAAGCTGTAGCTTCTAAAATAGGTGCAACAGTTTCAGGTTCAAGAGCTGCAGTAGATGCTGGATATATAGAACAGGCTAGACAAGTAGGTCAAACAGGTAAAACAGTAAGACCTAATATATACTTCGCTTGCGGTATCTCTGGTGCTATTCAGCACATGGCTGGTATGGAAGAATCAGAATACATCATTGCTATAAACAAAGATAAAGATGCTCCTATGTTTGGAATAGCTGATTTAGGTATAGTAGGCGATGTGAATAAAGTACTTCCTCTATTAGCTGAAGAATTAGCAAAAGCAATAGAAGCTAAAAAAGCTAAGTAA
- a CDS encoding electron transfer flavoprotein subunit beta/FixA family protein, producing MKIIVCVKQVPDTTEIRLDPVKGTLIRDGVPSIMNPDDKAGLEEALKLKDKYGAHVTVITMGPPQAEAILREAFAMGADRAILITDRKFGGADTLATSNTLAAALRTLEYDLIISGRQAIDGDTAQVGPQTAEHLEIPQISYAKEIQYNEADKSLTVKRMVEDGYYLLNVQLPALITVLSEANSPRYMRVKGIVEAYDKEVEIWSSETIKIDPSLIGLTGSPTKVKKSFTKGAKQAGKVFEVDTKEAVNIIIEKLKEKFVI from the coding sequence ATGAAAATCATAGTTTGTGTAAAACAGGTTCCAGATACAACTGAAATTAGACTTGACCCTGTTAAAGGTACATTAATAAGAGATGGTGTTCCTAGTATAATGAACCCTGACGATAAAGCCGGATTAGAAGAAGCTTTAAAATTAAAAGATAAATATGGTGCTCATGTTACAGTAATAACAATGGGACCTCCTCAAGCTGAAGCTATATTAAGAGAAGCTTTTGCTATGGGAGCTGACAGAGCTATTCTTATAACTGATAGAAAATTCGGAGGTGCTGATACTCTGGCTACTTCTAATACATTAGCTGCTGCTTTAAGAACTTTAGAATATGATCTTATTATCTCTGGAAGACAAGCTATAGACGGTGATACTGCTCAAGTTGGTCCGCAAACAGCTGAACACCTAGAAATACCTCAGATTTCTTATGCTAAAGAAATACAATATAATGAAGCTGATAAATCATTAACTGTAAAAAGAATGGTAGAAGACGGATACTATTTGTTAAATGTTCAATTACCTGCTCTAATTACTGTATTATCAGAAGCTAACAGCCCTAGATACATGAGAGTTAAAGGAATAGTGGAAGCATATGACAAAGAAGTTGAAATATGGTCTTCTGAAACTATAAAAATTGATCCTTCATTGATAGGTCTTACTGGATCTCCTACTAAAGTAAAAAAATCATTTACTAAAGGAGCTAAACAAGCTGGTAAAGTATTTGAAGTTGATACTAAAGAAGCTGTTAATATCATAATTGAAAAATTAAAAGAAAAATTTGTTATTTAA
- a CDS encoding nucleoside-diphosphate sugar epimerase/dehydratase — MNKKNIVIIGAGNAGETLASEILTSDDNNEYNILCFLDDDINKKEVNIKNHSIKVKGKVKDIENIIKEYKSNNTDIEEIIIAIPTLKQKELLEILDIIYPTGIRYKILPGFFEIIKGNASIKDIRNIEPSDLLGREEIGFDEKEISAYYKDKTILVTGGGGSIGSELVRQLITLPVKKVMALDNSESAVHNLIMSLNDRNNEKHKHKFMYIISNVRDYVKVDKILKEEKPDIIFHAAAHKHLPFMESYPEEAIKNNILATENIATLAIKNNIKNFVFISTDKAVRPTSLMGASKRICERMIMSLSHEQNNTAFKITRFGNVLGSSGSVIPVFEKQIREGKALTVTHPEMVRFFMSIREAARLVIKACTLNDGIIFTLDMGKPVKILDLAKNMLKMYGLTEKDIPIIFTGIREGEKLYEEILMDDETLIPSQYQKLFIAKDPVKCLTPEERKVMIDAFDIASLDADKETIKMLMHKYIEEYTG; from the coding sequence ATGAACAAGAAAAATATAGTTATAATAGGAGCAGGAAACGCCGGTGAGACTCTTGCATCTGAAATACTAACCTCTGATGATAATAACGAATATAATATACTTTGCTTTTTAGATGATGATATAAATAAAAAAGAAGTAAATATTAAAAATCATTCTATAAAAGTTAAAGGCAAAGTAAAAGACATAGAAAATATAATAAAAGAATACAAAAGTAATAATACCGATATAGAAGAAATTATTATTGCAATACCAACTCTCAAACAAAAAGAACTGCTTGAAATACTTGATATAATATATCCTACAGGAATAAGATATAAAATACTTCCCGGATTTTTTGAAATAATAAAGGGAAATGCCTCTATAAAAGATATAAGAAATATTGAACCTTCAGACTTACTTGGAAGAGAAGAGATTGGTTTTGATGAAAAAGAAATATCGGCATACTATAAGGATAAAACTATATTGGTTACAGGAGGCGGAGGATCTATCGGAAGCGAACTTGTAAGGCAATTAATTACTCTTCCTGTAAAAAAAGTTATGGCTTTGGATAATTCTGAAAGTGCCGTTCATAATCTCATAATGTCTTTGAATGACAGAAACAATGAAAAACATAAACACAAATTTATGTATATAATATCAAATGTACGAGACTATGTTAAAGTTGATAAAATCTTAAAAGAAGAAAAACCAGATATAATTTTTCATGCAGCCGCTCATAAACATCTTCCTTTTATGGAAAGCTACCCTGAAGAAGCTATTAAAAATAATATACTAGCAACAGAAAATATAGCAACACTTGCCATTAAAAATAATATAAAGAACTTTGTATTCATATCAACTGATAAAGCAGTTCGTCCTACTTCATTAATGGGAGCAAGCAAAAGAATATGCGAAAGAATGATAATGTCATTGTCGCATGAACAAAATAATACAGCATTCAAAATAACAAGATTTGGTAATGTTTTAGGAAGCAGCGGAAGTGTTATACCTGTATTTGAAAAGCAGATTAGAGAAGGCAAGGCATTAACAGTAACGCACCCTGAAATGGTAAGATTTTTTATGTCTATAAGGGAAGCTGCAAGACTTGTAATTAAAGCCTGTACTTTGAATGACGGAATAATATTTACTTTAGATATGGGAAAGCCTGTTAAGATTTTAGATTTGGCTAAAAACATGCTTAAAATGTACGGACTTACAGAAAAAGATATTCCGATAATATTTACAGGAATCAGAGAAGGTGAAAAACTTTACGAAGAAATTTTAATGGATGATGAAACTTTAATACCTTCACAATACCAAAAATTATTCATAGCAAAAGATCCTGTTAAATGCTTAACTCCGGAAGAAAGAAAAGTCATGATTGATGCTTTTGATATAGCTTCACTTGATGCTGATAAAGAA